The genomic DNA TCTATGGAAATCAACAAAGCTCCAAGTCCACCTAATTCACTTAAAGGaacttatattttcttttaataacatgGTGAAAGATGCAAGAGCTGCTTATTTCTCTCGGCTGATTTCTAACAGTAGACGAAATCCAAAAACGCTATTTGACACAATCAAACAGATTGTTACACCTGCTTCTCCTACTTCACCCATTCAGTCTAATGAagactgtgaaaactttttatccttttttattGGTAAAGTTAACAATATTAGAGCAAACATAAATCCCTCTGTATCTTCTTCTGCCTTACTTCCCACTCGGCCTTCAATCTTCAAACTTTTCACCAATATCATTAAAAGACCTCCTAGTGTGGTTGATAGCATGAAACCCTCCTCTAGCTCCATTGATGTTTTACcgacatttttatttaagaaaattttTTGCACCATTGGGCCATGTGTGTTAACAATAATTAACAGGTCACTGGTTACTGGCTCTGTCCCCCGATATTTTAAACAAGCTGTTATTCATCCCCTATTGAAAAAACCTGATGCTGATCCTTCACTTCCTCAAAATTTTAGACCAATTTCAAAGCTTTCTTTTGTATCAAAAGTCTTAGAAAAAGTTGTGTTCAAACAGCTAAATGTTATGTTAGCTAAATATAACATACTCGATAAGTTTCAGTCTGGATTTCGTAACCTGCACTCCACTGAAACTGCTCTCCTAAGAGTCTCTAACGATATTCTAATGAAAAGGGATGCAGGTGAATACTCTGTTCTTGTACTCCTGGACTTATCGGCAGCATTTGACACagtagatcacaacattttaattgacAGGTTAAGGACATGGGTGGGCATCTCTGGATCAGCCTTAGATTGGTTCCGCTCTTACCTCTCAGACAGAAGCTTCTCAGTGGCTGctgatagttttacatcctcatctGCTGCTTTGTCCTGTGGTGTGCCCCAAGGCTCTGTGTTGGGTCCTATCTTGTTCACTTTGTATTTACTACCTCTCAGAGGCATTTTGGGCACATTTAAAGAGGTCTCATATCATTGTTAcgctgatgatattcagctgtatatCTCCTTTTCTCCACAGAATGTTAAAAAACTATCTATTCTTCAGAACTGTGTTGAGGCTGTAAGGAACTGGATGGCTGCTAACTACCTTTCACTTAATGCcgggaaaactgaagttcttgtctgTGCACCCGATagctttgttcccactgtgataAACAATCTTGGTTTTTTATCATCAATGTTTCAGTCAAATGTCAGAAACCTAGGAGTTACATTTGACCAAGCTCTTAGCTTTGAGAAACATGTTAATAGCCTTGTGTGATTCTGCTTTTTCCATTTGCGAAATGTTGCCCGCCTCAGTCGAATGGTGTCCAAGCCGGAATTGGAAATTAttgttcatgcttttgtctcctctcggttggactactgtaattctttatACATTGGTCTCAGCAAATCGTCTTTGGATCACCTCcagttggtccaaaatgctgctgccaggCTACTTAAAGGATCCCCTAAGTGGTCTCATGTGACACCTATCTTgtcatctctgcactggcttcccataaagttcagatcccagtttaagatcttggtgatcactttcagagctctgcatggtcaaatgcctGAATACATTAGTGAGCTCTTACATAACGCACAGACTGCTGaggtcttctgaccaaaatctgttggtgGTTCCTCGCTCTAAGCTAAAAACTAAGGGAGACTGTGCTTTCgaggttgcagctcctaaattgtggaatgcactaccatcacacctgagatctgtggactctattgaatcatttaaagaacagctcaagactcatttgtacaggcttgcttctaactagtggtttgtgtgtgttttattgtgtatcaatgttttcttttaattgctgtaaagcactttgtgattttatctagaaaggtgctttataaataaattttacttacttacctaCCAAGACAGAGGAAGCTAAACCAGAAACAGGGCACGCAGGACAAAggctggcaaaataaaacaggaagtgtgtcaacagggaaacaaagacacagggaggcaaacactgaggaaaaatCCAAAAAGCATGAACAGAAACTAAATactcaaaactgaaacacaaaggaaaattaCACAACAGCAAACCCTACAATAACTCAGAACACTGGGCAAaaagcccaggaccatgacaagcagcacctggctgctatcctaattcctgtggaagcaggaAGGTGTACTTAGGTTTGTAGTATCTGATGTTTTACATGTTTGATACTTCATATAGAGGTTTTATACTACTCTAAAACACATTACATTTGAGGCCTCTTTTTCCTTAGTTGTGAGGCCCtgtctctctttccttctcccCCTTATGTCTGGTCTATATAAGGAGGTGTATGTTAAGATCCTGTATGTTTAGATGCTGAGGCCCTTCTTGTGCGACATTAGCCAGATATGGAAATGTTTACATGCTGAGTGTCTCACATACACGTGAAAATTAGTTGAAGCCAGATTCTCCATATGATATCATGTTTGATGTAAACCAAGATGTGGGTGTGCAGATGAAGCTATAAAACTCTTGTGACCCTTTTGTCTGATGAGCAGGAAGATTGAGCCTCCTCTCCCGTTCGTTAACAGGATGATGAACATAAAGACATTGTTCCTTTTGTAATAAACTACATTACTCACAAAGGCTTTGTCTACGAGATTTTCTCCAACACTCACAGCAGTTCAGAAGCAACATTAATCTCCTGTCacagtagtttttaacacagtttctgcattttagtttagtttttgttaaataaataattacagtgTAAAATAGCAGGTGTTGTTTTTGATTTGAGGACATATTTAAATACGTTTAATACCTGATAACAACCAAATGATTTTTCATTATGCATTTCTTTTTACCATAACCATCCATATTtgacaggaggtggaggaggacagGAGGATAACATTTTCCGAACTATTCCACCATAAAAACCTGGAATAGAGGACATTTTGGATCTTTTCATAGCGGCTTATTTTGTGCCAACACAATCTATCAACCTTATTTAAATAGTTTATCCTCCTAACATGATACCAAATTAATTTAAATCTataaaagctgagacatttattACCACCTGTTTGCCTTTAAtgataaaactttacattcattaaaaaCTTGGAAAActgccctgttttttttttccacttccatGTGAAACTGTTACTAGGATCGAATCCTTAATATTAATagtaactcagtgaaatgtCTGCTGTGGCTGTAAGAGACCATCAGCTATCAGTAAATGCTATGATTGGATCAGATTACACCAGGTAACAAatttccactttggtcttgtctttgggtttaaactgtgtttttctaGTTCTGCACATGTAAACtaactaaaaatatatatttttattccaAATCTGTGCTTTTAGGATTCAGacaaatttgtcattttcccATATAATGCCAGTAACTAGTAGTTTTCATTTAGGTTTTAAgcttttttcaagctgttttctcttagaaattgtgtataaaaatggtaaaaacgttcaattaaaagaataaatagcAATAAATTGATTTGACAAAAATTTAATTTGGTCAAATCTTTATTTAATTGTTCAGatcaaaaatgtttaaagtgtTTAAAGAGTTTAAAGACTTTGCTGAGGTTTCAAGAATCTTCTCAAATATTGCATAATTTTCAGTCAAAACACCAAGAATATTTAGCTACTTTGGGGCAACAAATCATTCTAAAAtgcacaaaagcaaagtttgacaggaataatggacattttcaatggttttacaataaaaagtcagaaaataaCCTGCTTTGCAAAGACAACTCAGGAACATTAAAGCAGAGTTGGGAAGCAGAACCTGGAATATCTGCAAGAAAAGAGTTCTCCCATAATCAGATAATGATGTCATGGATACatctgtcctctgtgtgtgtgtgtgtgggggaaGGGGGTATTCAGTGGATTTGTTTGGACTGTAGTTCACTCTGATTGGTTCAATGTGATGCTGGTCTCCACGGTGCCCATGCAGCAACAGATTTACCTTCTTTAGGATTCCTGATGAATTCCTCGTTGGTGCCACATTCCTGATTCTAGATCAGATTTAGTAACTTGATGGTAAACTGGTGTCTGGATGATCTTATTAAAACCTCACATAAATCAGCCATAATTTCTTGAgtcttgttcttttcttttctatatGAGAACTTTTTTGATTGATGTATTCTGATGTGATCCACAAAGACTTGAGCTGATTTTGAGCTGCTGTCATAATGTTTGAGTTTGTACAGATCACTGATCTGTTTGTTCAGTTCCATCAGGTTCTCTTTAAGTTGTACATCAACAGCAGACTTTCATTTTGTCATTGgagcacattttaattttttcctgcATTAGTGAGCTGCTCATGCTGTGACTCTGTGGTGTAGTGGGTAACTCAGTTTGTTTGCATGTGAATTATGATCATTCAGTTCCTCTTGGAGACTCTTAAACTGATACATTTTTACAAAGTGTTCCAACTTAAAAACCTGAAAGCTAACAGCTGAGCTGtaggatgttcaggaaaagCACACCAACATTCAGTGCTGACTTTAAACAAAGACGTGTGAACAGAGTGAGTAATTCTCAGAATATCATCAGAGTCTGATCCTGTTTTACAGGGTAAAATGTCAGATAAgtagttgtgtgtgtgcatgttcttcctgactgatgaatttaaatgaattttacaAAAAGTATGTATTatattaagtgttttttttttctttttaagcctCCTTTTGAAAtatactgatgatgatgatgatgataataataataaattattcaaAATGTTTGAAGACTTTAATCCTGATCTTGATCCACTTTGgattcctcctgctgtgcaggtggactcagACATAGTTTGCTGATGTGTTATGGAGGCTATGATCCCATTGGGCAAATTggtgatttaggtgattttcagtgaaaatatgtggagattcatactctgaatttcagacagcagaactttaaaatgttgatttcagtcactttaaatccatttagttcagtttgaagtcttcatcatttcagcctcatcttcactcaaacattcccatcatctccaggatcagacatttttccatcagtgagcttttccaacacgatcaatgattgatcattgatcagtgatcagtgtgttctgtgtcagcagcttcatccagatcagtgtgatgtaacagtgatgctgcagtaactacagtaaatgtttcagaggaactgactgacagtctgacagctgcagctgcctcattataaatgcgtgacatcatcgctgtctccgtccttacagcttcatgttacaaaataacaaactaacgtctaactgggatttcagagctcatagaaacataaacgtctgcagatgaattctctcctctgacgctctgacagccactttatgaaggaggaaatgaatgggagtgtcagacaggtggttcaggtgcagcaggaggggcggagtcagagagataaaacctgccaggttagggtcacagagtctgttaccatggtaactgactcagagttggagttagctctttctggaactgaaaacctgagtttcctcattttagggttccAAACCACTTCCTGGAAAAGGGCCCCGTATAATGTTCTGGAGAACACCAACATTTAATACTGAGTTTATAAAGCCTGACACAGGGAGGGCTCCTCAGTATTTAATCTGAGTCCTCTATTTTAGAGGAGAAATGTTTTGagttttcaatattttttttgtgaatttgaTCCCTCATATTTTTGATTactgttgattttctttttgtattttcttctgtctttcatTTAAGTAAAGTACGAAGTGAATTTTACAGAAAATTTGCATTTCAATGAGGCtgaatttctttttcagactTCCTCAGAGATGGGCTTCTTCTGCATCTGAccccagctgtgtgtccataAAGAGTGATGATTCAAAGGAGATTGGTATTGGTtttaaagaaagacaaagacatCTTCTTCGTACAGAGAGGTAACATTCTTATTTTTAAGACAGATTACTGAACCAGGCCACCAAGCAAAAGGATAAAACCAGTTCAATAAAAGCAGataaaacaatgtcagcaggtcAATATTAAAAGACAGTTTTCTGAGGCAATACAGATCCTGGTTCCCTTTTTTATTAGTAAATTATGAAGTGAATTTTACAGAAAATTTGCATTTCAATGAGGCtgaatttctttttcagactTCTTCAGAGACGGGCTTCTTCTGCATCTGACTGCAGCTGTGTGTCCATAAAGAGTGATGATTCAAAGGAGATTGGTATTGGTtttaaagaaagacaaagacatggttctcctcctgcagagaggtaatgtgtgtctaaatgttgttcctgactcagtgtttctgaataaattctccatcatgtttaaCATCAGCTCAAagaatttgttttcattagAATAATTTGAGGTTTAGATGAGAAGTTAAGATATAGTTTGTACCAAGCTTGTTTGTCatctaaatttgaattatcAGGAGCAGCATTTTGAGCTTTCTGATCACTAAATTAAACTGGTGCCAGTGTTCCAATGTTCCATTTTACCTGGTTGTTctgttaactggtgatttttatttttttcagcatctAGTCGCAGATTcgtaagatttaaaaaaatttagaaGCAAAACTTGGCATTTCTAGAGATATGATTAGTCTGGAGTTTTGTTAACATTACATTTAGAGAATTGAAACCATCActaagacatttttttaacaaaaatctCAAGTTGCCAAAAACAAGATTCAATCTGTTGGCCACACTAGCTTCAGGTCAGGCTTTTGACTGCTCAGCAAGGTGAGCCACAAGCACAACCTCACGATGACAagtaaaaaagtatttagtgTCATTTTCTGCAGATGATAAGGGAATGAATTCAAACAGATTAGTCATGGAGTCTCTGTTCAAGAGACAATAAAGAGGTCTCTGTTAAGAGAGTTAAACAACTCCACTTACACAAAGCTGCAAATTAATAGTAAAGAAAAAGACTGAGAAAATTATGTGTGCTATTTGAAGAGCTGTGGGTAGAGACACAGAATAGAGCATGACTGACAGAGTGAATGACACACACCAAACCATTACCAAAGGCAGGGCTGGCGTTACTCTGGAAGCACTGTTGAGTCTATCAGGTCAAATGTGCAGACTACTCTGCACCAAAATACCAACAGTGACAAATAATTTCCATCAGGTTCACTGCACTCTCACTGCAGCTCCATTTCAAGAGACTGACCAGCTGCAGATACCCTAAACACTGCACATGGGTTTATATGATGACACAGCCAACAGAGTGGCAGAGATCACCAATCAACAATTAGATGGGCCGGTTCTTTCCTGAAATAAAAAGCACTGATGAAAAGAGAAATGTTCCCACCATGGTTACTTAGGatggcagtggcacagtgggtaggtgctcatcTTGCAACTGGAGGGTTATTGGTTCGAGTCCCCGTCTGAGGACATGCTGTcgttgtgtccctgggcaagacacttaacctaagtgtgaatgtggtggTTGGAGGGGCCATAGGTGCAAATTGTCACATTCTgtctacattagtagcttaccaccaccgagtgtgaatgaatagtgcatggaattgtaaagtgtctttgagtaCCTTGAAACGCGCTGTATAAGTCTAAGGCATTACTATTACTTGATATTTTGCCATGTTTCCATTCTCAGACTGATCATCACAACAACTTCCATCACTTTAAATCCTGTAAATTCTGTCTatgaattttaaatcaaataagtTACTCTTTAGGATCCACATGAGCTGAACAAATCCAgcagctgaactgaactgaggaAAGAGAAGCATATTTGCTTATTTTATGCAAACTAATGTCACAAGTCATTGTGACAAGTATTTGAGTATTTATCTGAGTGACTTGGTGGCATATTGAGGACAGCGCCTACATGGGAACTATATTACTGAGGTACACAGGTACACAGGTTTGAGTCTAatccagtgtttttcaaccttttttgagccaaggtacattttttcattgaaaaaatcacgaggcacaccaccagccaaaaatgttaaaaaatgatactctgtagcctatattaacaatatagtcattcttatcaaagtgtcttgaataggaatcaaacacaaaaaagaactttatcatataatatatatcttctttcaaataaaaagtgcacttaacatgtccacttcaaaaacacagcttgaacataacaaatgccacaacaatgtggtctgatagtagaaaacttcagtgttttgcaaactgtccaaaagcattctgttagcaggaataacacaacacaacaatacacgagatagaggcaagctcacagctaatgccagtttatcatcatcatgcataagtccccgtacaatgttttaatggatgaaggttttcattgttaagtataaaatatgtatgctgtgtgtgcgtttcagatgctctcatgttgcagaactactgctgcaaactgtcggtctgagCATTCAACCGATGCTTtgtgtgcctccagtttcttgctgtcgggttttaaaaacgattgtggtgaaggagtcgctctcatacCTCCACTAGTGACgatactccctggccaatcagtggcatgctgtactCCGCGTCATatttttgtatcgcctcggatcgcttagaacctTGGATGAGTGAGTACGGAAAAAGGCCCGGCAAAGGTCACCTGAATGGAGATGCTGTCAAATCGCGGCGAGGCGAGTCGACCCGCGGTGAGTCGTTCCTTATGGAAGCGCGGCTTAattctcttgtctctgtgtAAATGCAATTCGttacctgctgctatctagtctagtgatatggaaaagtattacatgattatgctccagtcactactacagcacagacactcctggcatattaggtgaaactggataatttcccacggcacacctgacgatctcccacgcggcacactggttgaaaaacactggtcTAATCAGCCAGTTccaataaacatgtttattttttaaccaaaacATTGCTCTGTAATGTTTCTTATAGATTATATTGACACAGATGTGCATTTAGTATGAACTGGTGATTTGTGACTTTCTTGTTTTCTCAGTGAAATCGGTGGTAGATACTGCAGACACTGATCAGTTCTAAGTGCTCTAAACTTACTATGACACATGTGATTCATggtgaaaaaaacagcatttactTACAGCCTACTggataccactttgtgttggtctttcacgttaaattccagtgaaatatgtttgtggttgcaatgtgacaaaatatggaaaagttcaaggggtatgaatacttttgcaagccactgtatctgGTCTGAATCCTGATCTTGATCCACTTTGGATTCCTCCTGCTGTGTAGGTGGACTCAGACATAGTTTGCTGATGTGTTATGGAGGCTATGATCCCATTGGGCAAATTggtgatttaggtgattttcagtgaaaatatgtggagattcatactctgaatttcagacagcagaactttaaaatgttgatttcagtcactttaaatccatttagttcagtttgaagtcttcatcatttcagcctcatcttcactcaaacattcccatcatctccaggatcagacatttttccatcagtgagcttttccaacacgatcaatgattgatcattgatcagtgatcagtgtgttctgtgtcagcagcttcatccagatcagtgtgatgtaacagtgatgctgcagtaactacagtaaatgtttcagaggaactgactgacagtctgacagctgcagctgcctcattataaatgcgtgacatcatcgctgtctccgtccttacagcttcatgttacaaaataacaaactaacgtctaactgggatttcagagctcatagaaacataaacgtctgcagatgaattctctcctctgacgctctgacagccactttatgaaggaggaaatgaatgggagtgtcagacaggtggttcaggtgcagcaggaggggcggagtcagagagataaaacctgccaggttagggtcacagagtctgttaccatggtaactgactcagagttggagttagctctttctggaactgaaaacctgagtttcctcattttagggttccAAACCACTTCCTGGAAAAGGGCCCCGTATAATGTTCTGGAGAACACCAACATTTAATACTGAGTTTATAAAGCCTGACACAGGGAGGGCTCCTCAGTATTTAATCTGAGTCCTCTATTTTAGAGGAGAAATGTTTTGagttttcaatattttttttgtgaatttgaTCCCTCATATTTTTGATTactgttgattttctttttgtattttcttctgtctttcatTTAAGTAAAGTACGAAGTGAATTTTACAGAAAATTTGCATTTCAATGAGGCtgaatttctttttcagactTCCTCAGAGATGGGCTTCTTCTGCATCTGAccccagctgtgtgtccataAAGAGTGATGATTCAAAGGAGATTGGTATTGGTtttaaagaaagacaaagacatCTTCTTCGTACAGAGAGGTAACATTCTTATTTTTAAGACAGATTACTGAACCAGGCCACCAAGCAAAAGGATAAAACCAGTTCAATAAAAGCAGataaaacaatgtcagcaggtcAATATTAAAAGACAGTTTTCTGAGGCAATACAGATCCTGGTTCCCTTTTTTATTAGTAAATTATGAAGTGAATTTTACAGAAAATTTGCATTTCAATGAGGCtgaatttctttttcagactTCTTCAGAGACGGGCTTCTTCTGCATCTGACTGCAGCTGTGTGTCCATAAAGAGTGATGATTCAAAGGAGATTGGTATTGGTtttaaagaaagacaaagacatggttctcctcctgcagagaggtaatgtgtgtctaaatgttgttcctgactcagtgtttctgaataaattctccatcatgtttaaCATCAGCTCAAagaatttgttttcattagAATAATTTGAGGTTTAGATGAGAAGTTAAGATATAGTTTGTACCAAGCTTGTTTGTCatctaaatttgaattatcAGGAGCAGCATTTTGAGCTTTCTGATCACTAAATTAAACTGGTGCCAGTGTTCCAATGTTCCATTTTACCTGGTTGTTctgttaactggtgatttttatttttttcagcatctAGTCGCAGATTcgtaagatttaaaaaaatttagaaGCAAAACTTGGCATTTCTAGAGATATGATTAGTCTGGAGTTTTGTTAACATTACATTTAGAGAATTGAAACCATCActaagacatttttttaacaaaaatctCAAGTTGCCAAAAACAGGATTCAATCTGTTGGCCACACTAGCTTCAGGTCAGGCTTTTGACTGCTCAGCAAGGTGAGCCACAAGCACAACCTCACGATGACAagtaaaaaagtatttagtgTCATTTTCTGCAGATGATAAGGGAATGAATTCAAACAGATTAGTGATGGAGTCTCTGTTCAAGAGACAATAAAGAGGTCTCTGTTAAGAGAGTTAAACAACTCCACTTACACAAAGCTGCAAATTAATAGTAAAGAAAAAGACTGAGAAAATTATGTGTGCTATTTGAAGAGCTGTGGGTAGAGACACAGAACAGAGCATGACTGACAGAGTGAATGACACACACCAAACCATTACCAAAGGCAGGGCTGGCGTTACTCTGGAAGCACTGTTGAGTCTATCAGGTCAAATGTGCAGACTACTCTGCACCAAAATACCAACAGTGACAAATAATTTCCATCAGGTTCACTGCACTCTCACTGCAGCTCCATTTCAAGAGACTGACCAGCTGCAGATACCCTAAACACTGCACATGGGTTTATATGATGACACAGCCAACAGAGTGGCAGAGATCACCAATCAACAATTAGATGGGCCGGTTCTTTCCTGAAATAAAAAGCACTGATGA from Archocentrus centrarchus isolate MPI-CPG fArcCen1 chromosome 2, fArcCen1, whole genome shotgun sequence includes the following:
- the LOC115791283 gene encoding uncharacterized protein LOC115791283; protein product: MESFNLSQHVSCPTHNKGHVLDLVFSLGFNIDSLYSEDIFISDHVCVLFNLSLNFDYLSVPHVFCSRIFNHLSADKFTAAFNHEEVSTSNDVNLLVDSFNHQCLSILDRIAPFKMRKATFNRSSPWMDDSIRFLKRSCWKVERLWKSTKLQVHLIHLKELIFSFNNMVKDARAAYFSRLISNSRRNPKTLFDTIKQIVTPASPTSPIQSNEDCENFLSFFIGKVNNIRANINPSVSSSALLPTRPSIFKLFTNIIKRPPSVVDSMKPSSSSIDVLPTFLFKKIFCTIGPCVLTIINRSLVTGSVPRYFKQAVIHPLLKKPDADPSLPQNFRPISKLSFVSKVLEKVVFKQLNVMLAKYNILDKFQSGFRNLHSTETALLRVSNDILMKRDAGEYSVLVLLDLSAAFDTVDHNILIDRLRTWVGISGSALDWFRSYLSDRSFSVAADSFTSSSAALSCGVPQGSVLGPILFTLYLLPLRGILGTFKEVSYHCYADDIQLYISFSPQNVKKLSILQNCVEAVRNWMAANYLSLNAGKTEVLVCAPDSFVPTVINNLGFLSSMFQSNVRNLGVTFDQALSFEKHVNSLV